In uncultured Fibrobacter sp., a genomic segment contains:
- a CDS encoding carboxypeptidase-like regulatory domain-containing protein → MKKAFIFLPWVFLLLCCSETETAGGPGSETTNGIVAYVDGAPAAFAGVALRRVDQKASLAALENSVIQPDFFADSNGRFILDTVSSDEEFRMTVVSVGAAFSKTFSAKELSKLDSIELTATGSVSGAVDLPKGSEYAWVGVYGMDMLVKTDAEGKFALPTVPSGDSLKLYFAEESYDSVYESHKVEVQPYGMETVNLKTEGIVAVSKGKPVPFASVAVRSVDQMVEDTSLTNSIVVSEIRADSNGRFVLDSLKKGDYRLTVVDNGIAYSKVLSSKEIEKLDTVELSATGSLVGRVTLRSDMFFAYVGVRGLDVLVKTDFNGSYVFPALPVGDSVELYFVDKKMNKLPVEVKVVVDENTADFHAPSMTLQNFEDSFDYWYTGMDSLGSSLTPNPKDSSIKKGVEYDSTRKSNVFHGQYWLWNSSYAWVLVGTNLQDKAWNLSLLDSIVFYAKGDGQIRVAVENWDKVSEELGMNLKAASVWMDLDTAKWQRYVVEPSDLIINALDNVDGLKPWTYVRGWVKQLHFFAQGGSNFYIDDIKLYGVLF, encoded by the coding sequence ATGAAAAAGGCATTTATCTTTCTGCCCTGGGTCTTTTTGCTCTTGTGCTGTTCCGAAACCGAGACCGCTGGTGGCCCCGGAAGTGAAACAACCAACGGCATCGTGGCCTACGTAGACGGTGCGCCGGCGGCTTTCGCAGGCGTGGCTCTCCGACGTGTTGACCAGAAGGCCTCTCTTGCTGCGCTTGAAAATTCTGTAATCCAGCCGGATTTCTTTGCCGATTCCAACGGCCGCTTTATCTTGGACACGGTCTCTTCCGACGAAGAATTCCGCATGACCGTGGTGAGCGTCGGTGCCGCATTCTCCAAGACATTCTCCGCCAAGGAACTTTCCAAGCTGGACTCCATTGAACTGACTGCCACGGGCTCCGTGTCGGGCGCTGTCGACCTCCCGAAGGGAAGCGAATATGCGTGGGTCGGTGTCTATGGCATGGACATGCTCGTGAAGACGGATGCCGAAGGCAAGTTCGCTTTGCCGACGGTCCCCTCCGGTGATTCCCTGAAACTGTATTTCGCCGAGGAAAGCTACGACTCGGTGTACGAAAGCCACAAGGTCGAAGTCCAGCCTTACGGCATGGAAACGGTGAACCTGAAGACGGAAGGCATTGTCGCCGTGTCGAAAGGCAAGCCTGTGCCCTTCGCTTCCGTGGCTGTGCGCTCGGTGGACCAGATGGTCGAAGATACATCCCTCACGAATTCGATTGTCGTTTCCGAAATTCGTGCGGATTCCAATGGCCGCTTTGTGCTCGACAGCCTGAAGAAAGGCGATTACCGCCTTACCGTGGTGGATAACGGCATCGCCTATTCCAAGGTGCTTTCTAGCAAGGAAATAGAAAAACTTGACACTGTAGAGCTGTCCGCGACGGGGTCCCTTGTCGGGCGCGTGACTCTCCGCAGCGACATGTTCTTCGCCTACGTGGGCGTACGCGGGCTGGATGTGCTCGTGAAGACGGATTTCAACGGAAGTTATGTATTCCCCGCCCTCCCGGTGGGTGATTCGGTGGAACTCTATTTTGTTGATAAAAAGATGAACAAACTTCCTGTAGAAGTGAAGGTGGTTGTCGACGAGAACACTGCTGATTTCCACGCTCCCTCCATGACGCTGCAAAACTTTGAAGATTCCTTTGACTATTGGTACACGGGCATGGACTCCCTGGGTTCGTCTTTGACGCCAAACCCCAAGGATTCTTCTATCAAAAAGGGTGTCGAGTACGATTCTACGCGCAAGTCCAACGTGTTCCATGGACAGTACTGGCTGTGGAATTCTTCGTATGCCTGGGTGCTGGTGGGAACCAACCTGCAGGACAAGGCATGGAACCTTTCGCTGCTCGATTCCATCGTCTTCTATGCAAAGGGTGACGGCCAGATTCGCGTTGCTGTCGAAAACTGGGACAAGGTCTCCGAAGAACTCGGCATGAACTTGAAGGCCGCGTCCGTGTGGATGGACCTTGATACGGCGAAGTGGCAGCGTTACGTGGTCGAACCTTCCGACCTTATCATAAATGCACTTGACAACGTTGACGGCCTGAAACCTTGGACTTACGTCAGGGGCTGGGTGAAGCAACTCCACTTCTTTGCCCAAGGCGGTTCCAACTTCTACATAGACGACATCAAGCTGTACGGCGTGCTGTTTTAG